The Paroedura picta isolate Pp20150507F chromosome 6, Ppicta_v3.0, whole genome shotgun sequence genome segment CTAGCCTTCATAAATCAAcctgatccccttttaaagccacacATGCTTGTTGTCATCAGCACATCACAGTGAATCCCACAATCTAATTCTTctttgagtaaagaagtatttctctTTTCATAACTGAATGTATTGCCCATCAACTTAATTGATTGACCTCAAGTTCCAGTACAGAAAAAACTCTGTGTCCAGTCTCTCTACCCtacatataattttataaacctctgtctgcgctggacggtgtgcagctctcaccaacacactccgccaggaacctgggcgtgaccctggacgcttcccttacaagcgccctacctggatccagaacacctagccacagtgatccatgcaacggtcacctctaggatggacttctgcaactcgctctgcacaggcctacccttatccttgatctggaaactacaattggcgcagaatgctgcggccaggattctcacgaaaacatcgtggagatcccacatccagccggtactccaacaacttggctagctcccagttgaatcctggatcaagcttaaggttttggtaatcacctttaaggccgtacgcagtttgggcccagcgtatttgagagaccgcttccctgcctatactcccaaaagagccctacactccgccacctccaactggctatggattcctggccccacagaagcacgtcggtccttaacaagggccagagccttcttggtcctggcccccacctggtggaacaagctccctgtggagatcagagccctgcccgaacttccacagttcctcagggcctgcaagagggagctcttccaccaggcattcacttgacatagaacagctgctgaaccaacccatgaaagaatcaacccccaatgttactgttaattgttatttataatgtggttttgcaatgttctgatgccttatttgaaagttgatgttacatactattgttactatatatcgtttcatgtaatttgtattatataatgttcaatgtaaaccgcccagagctgcaaagaaatggacggtatagaaatctaaataaataaataaataaataataaactcttCTGACTTTTTTTCtagactgaaaagtcccaggcttttcaacctttcctcataggaaaggtgctccagctCTTTAATAATACTTGGTACTTTTTCTaactctgcaatatcctttttgataTACCAAAAAGGATATAACAGAGCTGAGCAAAGTACCAAGGATCATTAAGgggctggagcacctttcctataaGAAAAGGTTGAATTGTGACTAGAACTGCATCCAGTACTCTAATATCCTAGATCATCTGTATCTACATCCCTCTTATATGTGTAAAACAATGTGAATATTCAGTAGGCACTATGCAAATTCATTACAGTCTTAATATATGAATTCCCTGGAACAGCAGAAGAGTACAGttttaagaaattaaaataattatttattgtgaAAGCATCCTGAAACTTAAGAGAGGTTATAGCTTTAGAGCAGTAGCTTATACAGCTCTATTAAATGaagcttactcccaagaaagtattttttaggattgcactgttagtggtGGAGTGCCTGTCCCAGATTCAAttgctggcatctccagttaaatgatctCAGGTAGCAGATGTTAGGAAATACATGTTTCTACTGGATATCTTAGAGAGTTACTACTTTTCAGAGATGACAATGCTGAGATGGATTGACCAGGGGTCTGATTTGATAAAAGACAGGGTTTTATGACTTTGGGAATGAAGGTAGCATGgtgtagcccagtcttgtcagatctcagcttggttgttacttggatgggagactagcaAGGAAGCCTGTGGCAAACCACTGCAGATTCTCACTGGCCATGAAAGCTCCTGCTGGGGTTGCTGTAATTCAGTTGCACCTTGACAGCAAGTGTGTCCGTGTATGATCTTGATGTAATATATTCATGTAATGAAAATAGCCCTTTGCAATAAACAATCACAACAAATGCTAAGCATTGTcaagaggttgggggggggctgggaggaggCTTGTTCTGGCCACATGGTATCCTTGGACGAGATGTGGTGGGATGGTCCCCCCTCCAGCCTGCCATGTCAGGTAATACATTTTCCCCAGTTGCCTGATGCTTGGATCCATCCCTAAGTAGTGCCTTTGCTCCTTTGTATTCATTAAATAAGCCAGTGGCtacttttttttaaaccaaaaatgGTTGTGCATGTGATTATTCCTCCCAAAGCCTCACACTCTCTGTCTCTTTGAACCTGTAAAaggtttgactctcaaaagtgtataccccaaaatcttgttggtctataaGGTGCTAGTGGATATGaatctaacaaaattccaaaaaaAGCAAAGCAACATATATGGGTATAAATATTGTTATTTGCATTGGTGGAAAGGTAGTGGTGGTGGGAGGAACAGGTAAGGGGTGATACAATGTCAGAGCATAGAGCTACCTTATTTTGAAAAgcatatttcccaactgactacttcaaaccacATTTCAGCAGCATGCCTACATGACATGGAAGTGACATGGGCACATTGTGGGAATTTGGGTGTAatactctggttttggggcactTTGACATCATATAGAAATGTTGCTGAAATGCTAGGCATTCCTCGCTTTTGGGGGGTTAATTTCCACTGGCTGATCAGCGGGCTGGTGGCAGAGAGGTGGAGCCTAGCAGCGgaagaccccacccccacccccacccccactggggaTTTTGGCTTCCCTACTaatatttaagctgtgataattgctactaagtAGGAATATTCCTACCCTTCCAACTCAAAAAGAGAACATCAATTTTTGTAAGAGTCCAAAAGAGGACAGACACTAAAAAAGAGGACATGTtctctaaaaagaggacatttgGTAATCCTATCAGAGCAGCTTAAATGAGACCAAGTTGCCACAACAAGTGTTGGCCCAGATTTCTGCCATCACAATTTTGTGTTGTACAAAGGGGGCATTTACATAACTTCTAAGTGTCTATTTGGTGCTTTAGAACTGATATGAAGGTCACAAAAGTGAAGATATGTAGGGACTGTTTCTCCACTACCAGTACCATGAATCTCACTGGGCAGTTTTCCCATCCGTTGCTTGAGTTCCACAATTAATACCCATAATGAAGTCAGGCAGACTGAAGGCCCTGGATCTGAGTTAAACTTTTATTTCGAGATATCATAAGGCACAGTAGGAAAATTTGTATTTTAAGTGGTACAAATTTATTATACATCTGATTTACTTCCACAAGCTTTGAAGTACAGATGATGGTCAAGCCTGTTAGATCTACCCCAACTCACTGCAGACCTGAAGTAAATCACTGCTGCAGACAAGCCTATGGGAAATTTTTATGCTACCAATAAATATCTGCCCCACAACCAGAATCTGAGTTAGGATGTCATAGATCTTCTGGGAGGCGGATGGCATTAATCTTTTGAGAGGCACATAGTTTCAGAACTGTGGTAATTTCAAGATGAAGTAGACAATATAGGCTTCTTGCATCTAGCACAGCCTTAGCTATATAAGAACATATTTTCTAGTACTGACCCAGCAGTTGGTGTTTCTTTGAGCTGTTCCCCCCGCCAGACAAAAGTTCCTATATATTTCTAtggattccattttttaaaattatgtacatTTCAGAATGCCTTTTGACATTCTGCATCATATTCTATTATTCCTTTTCCCCACACAGTTCAAAACCAACTTTCCTGGCCTCACACCACTAGGTAGCTTTGTCTGGGGTCCAAAGTTAGCAGTCCTACAGATCATCAGGTATTTTTGTCTGGGGGCCCAAAGCTGGTTGTCCCAATTTGCTTCTTCTGTAAAATAATTTTTACAGAAATCCCATCTTTTTCTTATTGACTTCAGGAAGATTAACTAAACCTTCAGGTAATAAAAGCTAGGAAATAACCATCTTGACTTTTGCTTGCCCACCTGAAGGCTAATGTTTCTGTCCCTCTGTTGGGAAGCCAACAGCAACTTCACAGAACGTTGCAGCCGAGCCAGATGCTGTGCAGAGGTATCTGGCACCGATTCTAACCAGACTGTCACTCTCAGGTCAGCCCCTACATTTCTGCTGACCAGATTGGCGTTCAATATGAGATCATGTCTTTCCAGAGAAATCCCACTAATACCTTCATTCTGTGAAACTGGTATATATAGAGGGGAGTTGCCTACATCGCCACTGTGCAGTCCCACAAAGACCTCACTGTCACCAAAGCGACTGCACTGTCTGCTCTCCACCTCCAAGCTTCCCACAGCAGAGATCATGGATATTACCATTCAGCACCCCTGGTTCAAACGAGCACTTGGTCCCTTAATTCCAAGCCGTTTGTTCGACCAGTTTTTTGGAGAAGGTCTTTTTGATTATGATCTCCTGCCTTTGTTTTCCTCTACCATCAGCCCTTACTACAGGCAATCTCTCTTCCGCACTGTTCTGGAGTCAGGTGTTTCTGAGGTAAGATTCTTGTTTTTGAATACATTACAGCTCTTTTATGAGTTAAAATGAACTCACCATCAGATATTTGCATGGAGGTAGATAGATTAGAAACCAGGAGGAATTCATTATGACCTTAGCAAAAAAAAGTGTAGTTCAGAAATTTTGTGATATCAGTTTCATAAAAAGAAACAGATTAAGAGGTTAAGGACATGCTGGATATTTGAAGGGTGTATGTTTCATGATTAGAGGAACACAGATTTCTGTATGAGTAAATCCATTTTCATctttaaaaattgggggggggtatagcTAGAAGTGAATTCAGACTGGGATAATCATAaatttttctgctttaaaaatatattgttattgGTATACCAACAGACCGAAGGCTGCCTATAGAGACAATATTTTGTTCTTCAGATCTGAAATGCTGTCCTGTTTGAGGTTTGAAAAAAATCTTCTGTAGACATTTTAAAGGTATACTTCAGAAATCTAGTAGCAATTCAACACATGAAAACCTGTGGCAGCTTTTACAACTCACCTGTAGTGATTCTATGTGAGTGGGTTTTTACAGTCATGAGGGCAGCATCAGTCACACCTACTGCTGAAAGGATATAAATCTATTTTGGGGTGCTGGGGCCAAAGAGATTGTCTAAGAAATGTCACAAAATAAATGTAGAATAAATCTTAATAAGTTAAGTGCCATAATTGTAATTGTCCTATTGAAATGGAATGGAGAAAAATTAAGGGAAACAAAGACGCTCCATGATGTATTTCAAACAGCTAATAAGAAAATTAAAAGATAGGGAAACAGGCTCTCATCCTACTCACCAAGCCTGTCAATTCAGAATAGTTAGATTTAAACCTGTGTTGTTCCACTGGAGTAAGTAACTCTCATGTTCAAGCCAGAGCCAGGCTCGGTTATCTAGGATATCTTTCTCCTTCTTGCTTTAAGTCTCATCCAGGATTCTTAGGGGCCTTCCAAAGCTTTGTATACTTATGGGTAAACACATGCACTCCTGCCAAACACTTTGTAGTTCATAGACTCAGAATACTGTTCTACttgggaaaaaaattactttgaaAATAATCAATGCTACCAAAGTTAATACAATGACTCCAGTAACTTTACTAAACTTCAGATCAAATCTTGATCATGTAGCCATCCCAAATAATTTAACAGAGACTATACAgtagataagagcctcttgtggcgcagagtggtaaggcagccgtctgaaagctttgcccataaggctgggagttcaatcccagcagccggctcaaggttgactcagccttccatccttccgaggtcggtaaaatgagtacccagcttgctggggggtaaacggtcatgactggggaaggcactggcaaaccaccccgtattcagtctgccatgaaaatgctagagggcgtcaccccaagggtcagacatgactcggtgcttgcacaggggatacctttacctttacctatacagtagatatgggagggaaggcaacatGATATAGTCcagtctcatcaaatcttggaagctaagcagggtatgTACTCGGAAGGGAGAAAAccatggaagactctgcagaggaaggcaatggcaaacaatctcTGTTTCTCactcgccttgaaagccccttgccggggtcaccataagtcagctgtgacttgattgcaCTCTACTCACACACCAGAGAGTCAATACAAGAGGTACTTCATTAAAAATAATGATAAACACCAAGTCTTGACAACATTTTGAATTCTAAtgcttttggggtgggggcttATTTCTCATTGTTTCTATTTCAGGTGAGATCTGACCGGGACAAGTTTACAATCTTTTTGGATGTAAAACATTTCTCCCCTGAAGATTTGAGCGTGAAGATCATCGATGACTTTGTGGAAATCCATGGCAAACACAATGAGAGACAGGTAAATGGATGTGCCAAGAGTAAATTATTTAGATGAAAAGAAAATTTAGACTCAACTACTTAATGTGTATATGCTGTAGGAAAAGTCAAACATGGGCTATGATGTTAATGTTATGTTCAGCTTTGTAAATCACTGTTCACCCACGTGTACTCCATAGTTCATCAGACTGTAGGTATTGTTAGATAATGATCTATAATTATAGAAAGAATGTACTCTGGTGCCTCAAGACATGGTCTGTGCTTTAATGACTCTTAATGACTCCTTGAAGCCCTCCCAGTTTGAGTTttctcagcaagaggcaagatgAAAATGTTCACTCCATTTACTAAGGGTAGGAAAAGGTGAACTGAAAGAATAAGAAAGTGTTATAACCTGAAGACTACAGAGGAGTAATTTTTGTAGTTTTAATGGAAAGTGaaggttatttaaaaaaagaagtgagAAATTATCTTTTAGGTATGTTTTAAGTACAGGATCTCTTGTCTTGTCCTATGCAAGGGATTGATCAAAATCATTCAAATTTCAAAAACTTTTAATGTCATAGTAACAACAATCCAAGTGTATAATCAAAATCAGATATATTCGAACTACTTGGAATTAACAGATTTTAGTGATAGTAGTAATAATGAAACCTAAACATGGAACAATGCATATGACAAGATAAAATTAgaatattaattaaattaaattaaacatttataggaTATTTAAATAGGAATTAATAGTTAGTCGCTAATAACATTAACTAGAGGGAAAGTCGTTATACAGATACCCTCCTATCCTAAAGAAATATAAGAGACAAGTTATTCCATGCAGGAGAAAGTGTTGATATATTCTGAGTAACTGCAGCGATTTATTCTTCTGGCTTGGTAATTAGATCTATACTTGTTTACATATGCCTTATGTAAACACAAGCTCATGCCACACACTTTAGATTTTTAACACTGTTGGTCTTCTTGTCTCTTCTCAGGATGACCACGGGTACATCTCCCGTGAATTCCACCGCAGGTACCGCCTCCCTTCCAATGTGGACCAGTCGGCCATCTCCTGCTCTCTGTCTGCCGATGGGATGCTGACCTTCTCTGCTCCCAAGGTCCAGTCCAACACTGACCTGAGCCACAGTGAGAGACCAATTCCTGTATCCCGTGAAGAGAAGCCAACCTCGGCTCCTTCTTCCTAGGCTGAacctgctgctgctgaagcatcCAGGCTGTCACTTCTTGCAGGCCTCATTCACAGAGCCATTACATAGATATCAGTGAATATCTagaagggtttctttttttttccttttcctttcttctttttggtTCTAATTTTTATCTTGGATGGAATGAGaggctgggtgaacttggaagCTCTAAGCCTAGAGCACTGTGATGTCAGGGCGGCCCAAAAGACGAAGTGCGCTGCAGGGCTGATGTACTTGCTGAAAAGGGGCCTCTAGCATCTTACAAGCCCACCAGGACCAGCAAGCAGCATTAGCTCTCAGCGCCTCAGTTGTGGTTTGGTGCAGCAAAAGCAGCCATACAGAATGGTCCTCTGCTAAAGCAATTCAGACACAGAAGCAAATGAGAGCTAAGCTGATTACTGAGAAAAAGAACCAGCTAGAGTGTATGGCATTCACAATGAATGTGCCATGAGCTCTTTCAGGTAAAAGgagaaataagaaaataagtcTTGGGTGGGGCTGTAACTTTTTTCagcaaaggtttttaaaaaaacaagtgtATCTCTTTACATCCACCGCAGTGTCCTCTTCTCTGAGTGGCCACTGATGCAAAGACAAGCATGCCTCTGATGTCTttgcagacccccctcccccccccccccggtccatcACAGTGCTGAAGCTTCCTACCCCTTCCAAGCTCTCCCCGGGCCTGCATGTATCACGCCATCTTCCTTAATCTTGCTGTAATTCTAACATAGCTCCACCTGTTCTACTGATATCTGACACACAATCTGAGAACTCAGCCAGTGGCAGTCAATAAAGAAAATGTGAAACAAGCAACTGGTGTTCCCTTCTTTATGTCACCTAAGAGACCGAGTGGTTTGAGCATAAATTCAAGGCTGCAACTTCTCCCCAGAGGATCAGTTTATCTCACAAACAGTAgcaacacttttctttctttttctgaaggCAGCACTGGGCTTGATTTAAACATGGTAAGGCAAAAGCACTGAGCTGAGGGGAATTTAGTATCATTTGCACAGGGTCTTTTTTAATTGGAGAGCTACCGATACAAAGCAGCTATTCATAGCAGCTCCAGTAGGGGTATCTACACATTTGGAATACATGTTAGGTATGCAGAAAGGAGTAAAGGGCTGGGTTAAGAACAATTAGCCTGCTCAAGCAcctgaaaacttaaaaaaaatatcttgaaATGATATGAAGGTCCAAATTATTCCTTTGTCTGTCAATTCTTTGAGGCCTCcaaattgtaataataataatgatggtgGTAGGGATGATAtggtcaacaaacaaacaaacaaacaaacaaacaaaaaccactgTAACCACAGCAACACAACCATAAATCAGCAGTACTGGGAATAAAAGACAACACAGCTAGACATCTTTCacctttcaaaataatttttgtga includes the following:
- the CRYAA gene encoding alpha-crystallin A chain → MDITIQHPWFKRALGPLIPSRLFDQFFGEGLFDYDLLPLFSSTISPYYRQSLFRTVLESGVSEVRSDRDKFTIFLDVKHFSPEDLSVKIIDDFVEIHGKHNERQDDHGYISREFHRRYRLPSNVDQSAISCSLSADGMLTFSAPKVQSNTDLSHSERPIPVSREEKPTSAPSS